One part of the bacterium genome encodes these proteins:
- a CDS encoding MFS transporter gives MNFPFFRKTNDSLSAVYIANLLLSFHYFLILYINSSFLNLYVTEKTVGTLYTAGSVINLVLLLVAPYLLNLIGNYRLVLGFIALEGVAVLGLSFASVPTFAATFFLIHIAVIGMVSFCLDIFVEKYSGSEGETGGIRGLYLTLSNTALVIAPSVVAFLLPRGDFGAVYLLSLLFLFPAFSLIRKKLKGFSNTTRVISFSKEMERYRKDKNLRNIFIVNLVLQIFYAWMIIYVPIYLSSYIGFSWDKLGLLFTFMLLPFLLFELPLGKIADLFLGEKEILVAGLAIMAAATSLVTYLSTASFVLWAIVLFLTRVGASAVEIMTESYFFKHVNATDYDAISVFRMTRPISYIVAPLIAALALSTLPYRFIFLVLVGVILLAIGPALRLKDTR, from the coding sequence ATGAATTTCCCGTTTTTTCGGAAGACGAATGACTCTCTTTCCGCTGTGTACATAGCAAACTTGCTATTGTCTTTTCACTATTTCCTTATTCTCTACATCAACTCCTCGTTTCTCAATTTGTATGTGACCGAGAAGACTGTGGGGACTCTGTATACCGCGGGTTCCGTCATCAACCTTGTACTTCTTCTTGTCGCGCCATATCTTCTTAACCTCATCGGCAACTACAGACTGGTGCTTGGATTCATAGCGCTTGAGGGAGTAGCCGTTCTTGGGCTGTCATTTGCGTCTGTACCGACATTTGCCGCCACATTTTTTCTCATTCATATAGCGGTCATAGGCATGGTCAGCTTTTGTCTTGATATTTTTGTCGAAAAATACTCCGGGAGCGAGGGCGAGACGGGGGGGATTCGTGGATTGTATCTTACCCTTTCAAATACGGCGCTGGTTATCGCTCCCTCGGTAGTTGCATTTCTTCTTCCACGGGGAGATTTTGGAGCGGTGTATCTGCTTTCTCTCCTGTTCCTCTTCCCCGCCTTCAGCCTTATAAGGAAAAAACTGAAAGGATTTTCCAATACAACACGCGTGATAAGTTTCTCCAAAGAAATGGAGCGGTATCGGAAAGACAAGAATCTAAGAAATATATTCATTGTTAACCTTGTGTTGCAGATTTTTTACGCATGGATGATTATTTATGTCCCGATATACCTGTCTTCGTACATAGGTTTTTCATGGGACAAACTTGGGCTTCTGTTCACTTTCATGCTTTTGCCTTTTCTTTTGTTTGAATTGCCGTTGGGAAAAATTGCCGACCTGTTTTTGGGAGAAAAAGAAATACTCGTTGCCGGACTTGCCATAATGGCGGCCGCTACTTCACTCGTTACATACCTTTCCACGGCCTCTTTCGTTCTTTGGGCAATTGTGTTATTCCTCACGCGCGTCGGAGCAAGTGCGGTTGAAATTATGACGGAAAGTTATTTCTTCAAACACGTCAATGCCACCGATTATGACGCCATCAGCGTGTTCCGCATGACACGCCCAATTTCTTATATCGTGGCACCTCTCATTGCGGCTCTCGCACTCAGCACACTTCCTTACCGGTTCATTTTCCTCGTCCTTGTAGGAGTCATATTACTTGCAATCGGACCAGCGCTTCGTCTTAAAGATACGCGCTAA